The proteins below are encoded in one region of Apostichopus japonicus isolate 1M-3 chromosome 22, ASM3797524v1, whole genome shotgun sequence:
- the LOC139964340 gene encoding sodium- and chloride-dependent glycine transporter 2-like, translating into MASMDQRQVINFKGDENEVRGNWGNKADFILSTLGYAVGLGNVWRFPYLAYESGGGAFLIPYAVMLFFAGLPIFFLEVSFGQYCSEGPIQAWKAVPMMRGIGYGMIVTSAVVGISYIVVITYCLRYLIASFTTRLPWVGCDNDWNTKFCSSKFVDCKSDGLVFLANGTCVSPDILTVSERIDYGVVTLPFGNYSVGNITDPLATERVRPSEEYWNFEIRREASSIGETGGIVWQLALCLAAVWIMVFVAQIKGIKSSGKVVYVTATFPYVVLLILLILGLTLPGHKEGIKFFISPDWDKVTDPQIWLAAATQIFYSLSAAWGGLITLASYNKFHNNCYSDSMFVAIANCATSILAGFVIFSIVGFMAHELNQEIDEVVDQGYGLAFIAYPEAVARLPGAPIWSTLFFLMLVTLGLDSQFVNVETVVTAIVDEYPEKLRPRKTMVLAVVCSVGFLVGLLCVTEAGPYWADLFDLYGASFNLLIFGFFECIALTWLYGVKRLRNDIRSMIGDGPVDFPLFHWWTLMWSAISPAVLLFVLIYNWTNWADPSHNGPYPGWARAIGWMITMTTLIWIPVFCIYEFLRARGTFYERWQAISNPGPDWGPAVQKFREDAWGIHLQHGTTMGGDLIRRSQNNSHHTDVEMVETKDMDNYENKTYEPTGDA; encoded by the exons ATGGCAAGTATGGACCAACGacaa GTCATCAACTTCAAAGGTGACGAAAATGAAGTAAGGGGTAATTGGGGTAACAAAGCCGATTTCATACTATCGACTCTTGGCTATGCCGTCGGACTTGGCAACGTTTGGCGATTTCCGTATCTCGCATACGAGAGCGGTGGCG GGGCTTTTCTCATCCCGTATGCAGTGATGCTCTTTTTCGCTGGTTTGCCTATTTTCTTTCTGGAGGTTAGCTTTGGTCAGTATTGCAGTGAAGGCCCTATCCAAGCATGGAAGGCCGTACCTATGATGAGAG GTATAGGATACGGCATGATCGTGACTTCAGCTGTCGTAGGTATATCATACATTGTTGTGATTACGTATTGCTTGCGATACCTCATCGCGTCCTTCACCACCAGACTACCGTGGGTGGGTTGTGATAACGACTGGAATACGAAGTTCTGTAGTTCAAAATTTGTCGATTGTAAAAGTGACGGATTGGTGTTTTTGGCAAATGGCACTTGTGTTTCTCCCGATATTTTGACTGTCTCTGAAAGGATAGATTATGGAGTGGTAACACTTCCGTTTGGCAATTATTCGGTGGGAAATATAACCGATCCACTCGCCACAGAAAGAGTCCGACCCAGCGAGGAATATTGGAA CTTCGAAATTCGACGAGAGGCGTCGTCGATTGGAGAAACAGGTGGAATCGTGTGGCAGCTGGCTTTGTGTCTAGCAGCTGTTTGGATCATGGTATTCGTCGCACAAATAAAGGGGATTAAGTCTTCTGGAAag GTGGTTTACGTCACGGCGACCTTCCCTTACGTGGTTCTCCTGATTCTTCTAATCCTTGGATTAACCCTTCCAGGACACAAAGAAGGGATTAAATTCTTTATTTCACCCGATTGGGACAAAGTTACTGACCCACAG atTTGGCTCGCAGCCGCCACTCAGATATTTTACTCGCTTAGTGCAGCCTGGGGTGGGCTTATCACTCTCGCATCGTACAACAAATTCCACAACAACTGTTACAG CGATTCAATGTTCGTAGCCATAGCTAACTGTGCTACCAGTATTTTAGCTGGCTTTGTCATCTTCTCCATCGTCGGATTTATGGCTCATGAACTGAATCAAGAAATAGATGAGGTTGTTGATCAAG GTTACGGTTTGGCGTTCATTGCATACCCCGAGGCCGTTGCTAGGCTACCAGGCGCGCCGATTTGGTCTACACTTTTCTTCCTGATGTTGGTTACTCTTGGGCTTGATAGTCAG TTCGTAAATGTTGAGACCGTGGTGACTGCGATCGTAGACGAGTATCCCGAGAAGCTAAGACCGAGGAAGACCATGGTACTAGCCGTCGTCTGTTCAGTCGGTTTCTTGGTCGGACTTTTATGTGTTACCGAG GCTGGGCCATACTGGGCAGACTTGTTCGACCTATACGGTGCCAGTTTTAACTTACTTATATTTGGCTTCTTCGAATGTATTGCGTTGACCTGGCTCTACGGTGTGAAACGCCTACGTAACGACATTAGGTCCATGATTGGAGACGGCCCAGTTGACTTTCCGTTGTTTCATTGGTGGACATTAATGTGGTCTGCGATATCACCGGCTGTTCTGTTG TTTGTCCTGATCTACAACTGGACTAACTGGGCTGACCCTAGCCATAATGGGCCTTACCCTGGATGGGCCCGGGCCATTGGTTGGATGATCACCATGACGACTCTTATCTGGATACCCGTGTTCTGTATTTATGAATTTCTTAGGGCCCGGGGAACATTTTACGAG AGATGGCAAGCTATATCAAACCCCGGGCCAGATTGGGGTCCTGCAGTACAGAAGTTCAGAGAAGATGCTTGGGGTATCCATCTACAACATGGGACTACTATGGGAGGCGATCTGATTCGAAGATCTCAGAATAACAGTCACCATACCGATGTAGAGATGGTTGAGACTAAAGATATGGACAACTATGAAAATAAGACTTACGAGCCAACAGGTGATGCGTAA
- the LOC139964338 gene encoding sodium- and chloride-dependent glycine transporter 2-like isoform X1, with amino-acid sequence MSITRVVPFRHYKTALSFKGDENEERGNWGNKADFILSCLGYAVGLGNVWRFPYLAYESGGGAFLIPYITMLLLAGLPLFFLEVSFGQYCSQGPIKAWKALPMMRGVAYGMMVVSATVGVSYNIVITYCIRYLIASFTTKLPWVDCDNDWNTKRCSLRFTDCKDNGTVFLENGTCVDPGILSEEERISRGVVTYSAGNYSLDNLTDPLAAERVRPSEEYWNLEVRREAASMGETGGIVWPLAGCLAAAWIIVYVCLIKGIKSSGKVVYVTATFPYLVLLILLILGLTLPGHEKGIQFFITPDWERVADPQIWLAAAIQIFYSLSAAWGGLITLSSYNKFHNNCYADSMFVAIANCCTSIFAGFVIFSIVGFMAHELNQDIEDVVDQGYGLAFIAYPEAVARLPASPVWSILFFLMLLTLGLDSEFAIIETVVTAIVDEFPDKLRNKKPIVLAVVCIIGYLIGLICVTEAGPYWADLFDLYGASFSLLMFALFECIGISWFYGIKRFRNDIRSMVGDTWVDFPIFYWWVFNWVAITPAVLLFVLVFNWTNWSDPEHNGPFPGWARAIGWIIIMATLIWIPIVWIYEFFRTPGSFYERWQAMSNPREEWGPAVQKFRDEAWEVHYNHGTTMGGAKVLRGGTNAAHPADGTIENGTQVFDNKAYEK; translated from the exons acTGCTCTTTCGTTCAAGGGCGATGAGAATGAAGAAAGGGGCAACTGGGGTAACAAAGCCGATTTCATTTTGTCATGTTTAGGCTATGCAGTAGGGCTTGGTAATGTCTGGCGGTTCCCGTATCTTGCATACGAGAGTGGTGGAG GAGCGTTTCTCATCCCTTACATTACGATGCTACTACTTGCTGGTTTACCGCTTTTCTTCTTGGAAGTCAGTTTTGGCCAGTATTGCAGTCAAGGTCCTATCAAGGCATGGAAGGCACTTCCTATGATGAGAG GTGTTGCTTATGGTATGATGGTGGTATCGGCCACAGTGGGCGTGTCCTACAATATCGTCATCACTTATTGTATTCGGTATCTCATCGCTTCCTTTACCACTAAACTACCTTGGGTTGACTGTGACAACGACTGGAACACCAAACGTTGTAGTTTAAGGTTCACCGATTGTAAGGACAACGGAACCGTGTTCTTAGAGAATGGTACTTGTGTCGATCCTGGGATTCTATCGGAGGAGGAGAGGATATCGCGTGGAGTGGTTACCTATTCGGCTGGCAATTACTCGTTGGATAATTTAACCGACCCACTGGCTGCTGAGAGAGTTCGACCCAGCGAAGAGTACTGGAA tTTGGAGGTTCGTAGAGAGGCAGCATCCATGGGAGAGACTGGGGGCATCGTTTGGCCACTAGCTGGATGTCTGGCAGCTGCCTGGATAATTGTCTATGTTTGCCTTATTAAGGGCATCAAATCATCTGGAAAG GTGGTTTACGTCACAGCAACATTCCCTTACCTAGTGCTTCTCATTCTGCTAATCCTTGGATTAACCCTTCCAGGACACGAGAAAGGGATCCAATTCTTCATAACACCCGACTGGGAGAGAGTAGCTGATCCACAG aTTTGGCTTGCAGCGGCTATTCAGATATTTTACTCTCTTAGTGCAGCCTGGGGAGGACTCATAACGTTGTCCTCATACAACAAGTTCCACAATAACTGCTATGC TGATTCAATGTTCGTAGCCATTGCTAACTGTTGCACGAGTATATTTGCTGGTTTCGTCATCTTCTCTATCGTCGGCTTTATGGCTCATGAACTGAATCAAGATATAGAGGATGTTGTTGATCAAG GTTACGGTTTGGCGTTCATTGCCTACCCCGAGGCCGTTGCTAGGCTACCTGCCTCTCCAGTTTGGTCGATACTGTTTTTCCTTATGTTGCTCACCCTTGGTCTCGACAGTGAG TTCGCCATCATTGAAACTGTTGTGACAGCCATTGTAGACGAATTTCCAGATAAACTCAGAAATAAGAAACCCATCGTTCTTGCTGTTGTTTGCATCATTGGATATCTGATTGGCCTTATCTGTGTCACGGAG gCCGGGCCTTACTGGGCGGACTTGTTTGATCTCTATGGGGCCAGTTTCAGTCTGCTTATGTTCGCCCTATTTGAATGTATCGGCATATCGTGGTTTTACGGTATAAAACGCTTCCGTAACGATATCCGCTCTATGGTCGGTGACACGTGGGTCGATTTCCCTATTTTCTATTGGTGGGTATTCAACTGGGTCGCGATTACACCTGCCGTATTGCTG TTTGTGCTCGTCTTTAATTGGACAAACTGGAGCGACCCAGAGCATAACGGACCATTTCCAGGTTGGGCCCGGGCCATTGGTTGGATTATCATCATGGCCACACTGATATGGATTCCCATCGTCTGGATTTATGAATTCTTCAGAACACCAGGTTCCTTTTATGAG CGTTGGCAAGCCATGTCGAATCCGAGAGAAGAGTGGGGCCCTGCGGTGCAGAAGTTCAGAGATGAAGCTTGGGAAGTCCATTACAACCATGGAACTACTATGGGAGGTGCCAAGGTCCTGAGAGGAGGTACAAATGCGGCGCACCCTGCAGACGGCACCATTGAAAACGGTACCCAAGTGTTTGACAATAAAGCCTACGAAAAGTAA
- the LOC139964338 gene encoding sodium- and chloride-dependent glycine transporter 2-like isoform X2: MAEGGSSTALSFKGDENEERGNWGNKADFILSCLGYAVGLGNVWRFPYLAYESGGGAFLIPYITMLLLAGLPLFFLEVSFGQYCSQGPIKAWKALPMMRGVAYGMMVVSATVGVSYNIVITYCIRYLIASFTTKLPWVDCDNDWNTKRCSLRFTDCKDNGTVFLENGTCVDPGILSEEERISRGVVTYSAGNYSLDNLTDPLAAERVRPSEEYWNLEVRREAASMGETGGIVWPLAGCLAAAWIIVYVCLIKGIKSSGKVVYVTATFPYLVLLILLILGLTLPGHEKGIQFFITPDWERVADPQIWLAAAIQIFYSLSAAWGGLITLSSYNKFHNNCYADSMFVAIANCCTSIFAGFVIFSIVGFMAHELNQDIEDVVDQGYGLAFIAYPEAVARLPASPVWSILFFLMLLTLGLDSEFAIIETVVTAIVDEFPDKLRNKKPIVLAVVCIIGYLIGLICVTEAGPYWADLFDLYGASFSLLMFALFECIGISWFYGIKRFRNDIRSMVGDTWVDFPIFYWWVFNWVAITPAVLLFVLVFNWTNWSDPEHNGPFPGWARAIGWIIIMATLIWIPIVWIYEFFRTPGSFYERWQAMSNPREEWGPAVQKFRDEAWEVHYNHGTTMGGAKVLRGGTNAAHPADGTIENGTQVFDNKAYEK, from the exons acTGCTCTTTCGTTCAAGGGCGATGAGAATGAAGAAAGGGGCAACTGGGGTAACAAAGCCGATTTCATTTTGTCATGTTTAGGCTATGCAGTAGGGCTTGGTAATGTCTGGCGGTTCCCGTATCTTGCATACGAGAGTGGTGGAG GAGCGTTTCTCATCCCTTACATTACGATGCTACTACTTGCTGGTTTACCGCTTTTCTTCTTGGAAGTCAGTTTTGGCCAGTATTGCAGTCAAGGTCCTATCAAGGCATGGAAGGCACTTCCTATGATGAGAG GTGTTGCTTATGGTATGATGGTGGTATCGGCCACAGTGGGCGTGTCCTACAATATCGTCATCACTTATTGTATTCGGTATCTCATCGCTTCCTTTACCACTAAACTACCTTGGGTTGACTGTGACAACGACTGGAACACCAAACGTTGTAGTTTAAGGTTCACCGATTGTAAGGACAACGGAACCGTGTTCTTAGAGAATGGTACTTGTGTCGATCCTGGGATTCTATCGGAGGAGGAGAGGATATCGCGTGGAGTGGTTACCTATTCGGCTGGCAATTACTCGTTGGATAATTTAACCGACCCACTGGCTGCTGAGAGAGTTCGACCCAGCGAAGAGTACTGGAA tTTGGAGGTTCGTAGAGAGGCAGCATCCATGGGAGAGACTGGGGGCATCGTTTGGCCACTAGCTGGATGTCTGGCAGCTGCCTGGATAATTGTCTATGTTTGCCTTATTAAGGGCATCAAATCATCTGGAAAG GTGGTTTACGTCACAGCAACATTCCCTTACCTAGTGCTTCTCATTCTGCTAATCCTTGGATTAACCCTTCCAGGACACGAGAAAGGGATCCAATTCTTCATAACACCCGACTGGGAGAGAGTAGCTGATCCACAG aTTTGGCTTGCAGCGGCTATTCAGATATTTTACTCTCTTAGTGCAGCCTGGGGAGGACTCATAACGTTGTCCTCATACAACAAGTTCCACAATAACTGCTATGC TGATTCAATGTTCGTAGCCATTGCTAACTGTTGCACGAGTATATTTGCTGGTTTCGTCATCTTCTCTATCGTCGGCTTTATGGCTCATGAACTGAATCAAGATATAGAGGATGTTGTTGATCAAG GTTACGGTTTGGCGTTCATTGCCTACCCCGAGGCCGTTGCTAGGCTACCTGCCTCTCCAGTTTGGTCGATACTGTTTTTCCTTATGTTGCTCACCCTTGGTCTCGACAGTGAG TTCGCCATCATTGAAACTGTTGTGACAGCCATTGTAGACGAATTTCCAGATAAACTCAGAAATAAGAAACCCATCGTTCTTGCTGTTGTTTGCATCATTGGATATCTGATTGGCCTTATCTGTGTCACGGAG gCCGGGCCTTACTGGGCGGACTTGTTTGATCTCTATGGGGCCAGTTTCAGTCTGCTTATGTTCGCCCTATTTGAATGTATCGGCATATCGTGGTTTTACGGTATAAAACGCTTCCGTAACGATATCCGCTCTATGGTCGGTGACACGTGGGTCGATTTCCCTATTTTCTATTGGTGGGTATTCAACTGGGTCGCGATTACACCTGCCGTATTGCTG TTTGTGCTCGTCTTTAATTGGACAAACTGGAGCGACCCAGAGCATAACGGACCATTTCCAGGTTGGGCCCGGGCCATTGGTTGGATTATCATCATGGCCACACTGATATGGATTCCCATCGTCTGGATTTATGAATTCTTCAGAACACCAGGTTCCTTTTATGAG CGTTGGCAAGCCATGTCGAATCCGAGAGAAGAGTGGGGCCCTGCGGTGCAGAAGTTCAGAGATGAAGCTTGGGAAGTCCATTACAACCATGGAACTACTATGGGAGGTGCCAAGGTCCTGAGAGGAGGTACAAATGCGGCGCACCCTGCAGACGGCACCATTGAAAACGGTACCCAAGTGTTTGACAATAAAGCCTACGAAAAGTAA
- the LOC139964346 gene encoding sialidase-1-like — protein sequence MKFLLFAVYITLNAGACLCTNVRPIGNNTISKFNFSVFNLHDISSVNVRPSIISQQVLWQSGEADVNIYRCPLLTYTPGGNLLVVAEGRKGTGDGGLKFIATRRSSDGGFEWATESFIHDDSFGGMEDNLGAVLVDDVRKEIYIFYIICAHPDTCSSSEVPSLMYVKSKDDGISWKPAVNVTAIAGPKNFAPGPGYGIQKKLDPHKGRLIVCGHGGTLEVNGNFCLLSDDHGKTWRWGAEMLPIPAYTNNQDGDFVPDECQPIELPDGSIMLNTRNQYRFHCNCRMVSRSYDGMETIARETIGFDEALVEPAVSASILSHLGVVFFSNPASETTRTNMMLRWSYDNGTTWSGQLPIWEYASGYSCLTAFPESAGFAKQKYLYLVFEKGKESYTDMIEFLRISIDGTL from the exons ATGAAATTTTTACTCTTCGCTGTCTACATTACACTAAATGCCGGTGCGTGTTTGTGTACCAATGTTAGGCCGATCGGGAACAACACAATATCCAAGTTCAACTTCAGCGTATTTAACCTTCACGATATCTCGTCTGTTAAT GTTCGGCCAAGCATAATATCCCAGCAGGTGTTATGGCAAAGTGGCGAAGCTGATGTCAACATATACCGCTGTCCATTATTAACATACACCCCTGGTGGAAACTTGCTTGTTGTTGCAGAGGGAAGGAAGGGCACAGGAGATGGAGGTCTTAAGTTTATTGCTACAAGGAGATCTTCTGATGGAG GTTTTGAGTGGGCTACAGAGAGTTTCATCCACGACGATTCTTTCGGAGGAATGGAAGATAATCTGGGTGCTGTGTTGGTCGATGACGTCAGGAaagaaatatacatattttacatCATCTGTGCCCATCCCGACACGTGCAGTAGCTCGGAGGTGCCTTCTCTAATGTACGTCAAGAGCAAGGACGATGGAATAAGCTGGAAACCTGCTGTGAATGTAACCGCTATAGCTGGACCAAAGAACTTTGCCCCAGGCCCTGGATACGGGATACAG AAAAAGTTGGATCCACATAAAGGAAGGTTAATTGTCTGTGGTCACGGAGGTACCTTGGAAGTCAATGGTAATTTCTGCCTTCTGAGTGATGACCATGGTAAAACATGGAGATGGGGAGCAGAGATGCTCCCAATACCAGCTTATACTAACAATCAGGATGGAGATTTTGTGCCTGATGAATGCCAG CCGATCGAGTTACCGGACGGTTCCATCATGCTTAACACCAGGAACCAATACCGTTTCCATTGTAACTGCCGCATGGTCTCCAGGAGCTATGACGGCATGGAGACCATCGCACGGGAGACGATTGGATTTGACGAAGCCTTGGTGGAACCAGCAGTATCGGCATCCATACTCAGTCACCTCGGCGTCGTATTCTTCTCCAATCCGGCTTCTGAAACAACCA GAACGAACATGATGCTGAGGTGGAGTTATGATAACGGAACCACGTGGTCCGGACAACTACCCATCTGGGAATACGCAAGTGGATATAGCTGCCTGACGGCGTTTCCGGAGTCCGCCGGATTTGCGAAACAAAAATACCTTTACCTGGTATTCGAAAAAGGAAAAGAATCGTACACAGATATGATCGAGTTTTTAAGAATCAGCATAGATGGAACACTGTGA